One Penaeus chinensis breed Huanghai No. 1 chromosome 12, ASM1920278v2, whole genome shotgun sequence DNA segment encodes these proteins:
- the LOC125031243 gene encoding protein tipE-like — MYGLVNDLHKGQVPEQKHPAKKKKKEPAEPCCRRFFRSLRRFVLRLRAAVLVLTASLGIPAFYITLHFLLEPGLATLAARFEPGICLVTSATVLEGKNNCTWSSCRQGCTVQEMFRCWRILVHVYGENASYVSPPLDENTTVSLQTDSDVPKPTHLPSVTSAHTPDAEADFASKTSISETSGEQGFGTTRLLSSVKGCGYQSCETWAAQYASIGTTFACNVSSDRSFAVTNANDSEAVVQAVLGVLPLILTVASLLLMYLLYWRKGAHDRTLKLSVDPESRKAKWEQARVEILKNIASEKEASSRELGLAFSSGVKTNLKSLKNLAGEVHRVWKTNEKKKGIGGEENDQAKKDWAEEWRIFAAKASVHPAVSPARRFNQVNINFSPKAEMSLNG; from the coding sequence ATGTACGGCCTCGTGAACGACTTGCACAAAGGGCAAGTGCCGGAGCAGAAACACccggcgaagaagaaaaagaaggaacccGCTGAGCCATGCTGTCGCCGCTTCTTTCGATCTCTGAGGCGCTTCGTCCTCCGCCTTCGTGCCGCGGTGCTGGTCCTCACGGCGTCTCTCGGGATCCCCGCCTTTTATATCACGCTTCACTTCCTCCTCGAACCGGGTTTAGCGACGCTGGCGGCACGCTTCGAGCCGGGGATCTGCCTGGTCACCTCCGCGACAGTTCTCGAGGGGAAGAACAACTGCACGTGGAGCTCGTGTCGCCAAGGTTGCACCGTGCAGGAGATGTTTCGTTGCTGGAGGATCCTTGTCCACGTCTACGGGGAAAACGCATCGTATGTAAGTCCTCCCTTGGATGAAAACACCACGGTGTCTCTTCAGACAGACTCTGATGTGCCGAAGCCGACGCATCTGCCTTCCGTGACATCGGCGCATACACCCGACGCTGAAGCTGACTTCGCAAGCAAAACTTCCATCTCCGAGACGTCGGGAGAGCAAGGATTCGGGACGACCAGACTCCTAAGCAGCGTCAAGGGTTGCGGTTACCAGTCGTGCGAGACGTGGGCGGCCCAGTACGCATCCATCGGCACGACCTTCGCTTGCAACGTCAGCAGCGACAGGTCTTTCGCCGTGACGAACGCCAACGATTCCGAGGCGGTCGTGCAGGCCGTCCTAGGGGTGTTACCGTTGATCCTGACCGTCGCGTCGCTCCTCCTCATGTACCTGCTCTACTGGCGCAAAGGAGCGCACGACAGGACGCTCAAGCTCTCCGTCGACCCCGAGAGTCGGAAGGCGAAGTGGGAGCAGGCGCGCGTCGAGATCCTCAAGAACATAGCGAGCGAGAAGGAGGCCTCGTCTCGGGAACTGGGCTTGGCCTTCTCTTCGGGTGTCAAGACTAATCTCAAGAGTCTGAAGAACCTAGCCGGGGAGGTCCACCGCGTCTGGAAgacaaacgagaagaagaaggggattggaggggaagaaaatgacCAAGCGAAGAAGGATTGGGCGGAGGAATGGCGAATCTTTGCTGCTAAAGCCTCGGTACATCCTGCAGTGTCTCCTGCGCGGCGTTTTAACCAGGTCAACATCAACTTTTCCCCCAAGGCAGAAATGTCTCTGAATGGTTGA